The following proteins are encoded in a genomic region of Anguilla anguilla isolate fAngAng1 chromosome 15, fAngAng1.pri, whole genome shotgun sequence:
- the tubgcp5 gene encoding gamma-tubulin complex component 5 has product MAHWTDFEKDMDKDAKQLIKHICGLEDEEDQNFQNALKFAWSNFRFHRYLDVNSHKVQRSVNGIYEKLIVHSDLSKAQSWMKLTEEFLSSPLPNVEGTKTDVHHSILALLLFLSDSPSNSNYSERPRRKELEKEDDFDWGKYLMEGEEIETGPYPDTPEWSEEESEEEDSQMSFSREDSGIQVDRTPLEDQDQSKKTVQVGWTVAEPDAQEWLEQHVVTPYWVAQAPRFPHSLHLHSNLLNVWDQHLYNTDPLYLPEEKSFVTETQAIREVLWLLSGVRKSFIFQQHDGKVSVRENVVVTHLTSNCLRSVLEHVAAYGQAVLQLQRFIDEVTGYSAEPCPPGTCSSAKKGSDPPFRTYQAFVWALYKYFTSFKAELTSIERGIIVEDETVTLSAVLERLTPHLTQIKVLHRVFCTGVAEVPPGTPNVVRASHLLNTLYKSIIEYDSVGEASEQTVALLFSMWVETVRPYLDMVDEWIVHGHLFDPAKEFIIQRNKDVPVNHRDFWYATYTLYSVSEAVESEEKLSDAASGSSASDQAAGSRRHTMVSFLKPVLKHIIMAGKSMQLLKNLDCKDGEPTQNAARDGERKSLHTMFLESVQNRLRCGEASPTDTVSQQQDTKRSLVRMQSIVARQMELGDIHDPLLAINFARLYLEQSDFQEKFWGADLTVGRSSESVTCQTFELTLRSCLYPHIQHRYIQCCGKLMSTLKKDYRLLEYLQAMRSYFLLEAGDTMYDFYTAIFDKVVEKQSWQQLSFLNLQLQEAVGQRHPEDSARLSIYLETADPAKKKLPVNSFDGLTLSYKVPWPVDIVISSECQKIYNQVFLFLLQIKWSKYSLDTLRFRDLTAAAQRQEGCAAEEGKAKLPIRQQIHRMFLLRVKLMHFVNSLHNYIMTRILHSTGLEFQHQVQEAKDLDQLIRIHYRYLSTIHDRCLFREKVSFVKEAIMKVLNLVLLFSDRWQAGTGAWKVESIDKMESDFKNCHMFLVTVLNKAVCRGSFPYLESLALSLMAGFEQC; this is encoded by the exons ATGGCTCACTGGACGGATTTCGAAAAAGACATGGATAAAGATGCCAAGCAATtgataaaacacatttgtgggCTAGAGGACGAAGAGGACCAGAATTTTCAGAATGCACTCAAATTCGCCTGGTCAAACTTCAG GTTTCATCGTTACCTCGATGTCAACAGTCACAAAGTGCAGCGTTCTGTGAATGG gATTTATGAAAAGCTTATCGTTCACTCGGACTTAAGCAAAGCGCAGAGCTGGATGAAGCTGACTGAGGAGTTCCTGAGCTCACCGTTACCCAACGTAGAGGGAACCAAG ACAGATGTTCATCACAGCATCCTAGCTTTGTTACTGTTTCTCTCGGACTCTCCGTCCAACTCAAACTACAGTGAGAGGCCCAGAAGGAAAGAGTTGG AGAAAGAAGATGACTTTGACTGGGGGAAATATttgatggagggagaggagattGAAACCGGCCCCTATCCAGATACACCT GAATGGtcagaggaggagagcgaggaagaaGACAGTCAAATGTCCTTCAGCAGAGAAGATTCTGGGATACAGGTGGACAGAACACCACTGGAGGACCAGGACCAGTCCAAGAAGACTGTGCAGGTCGGGTGGACAG TGGCTGAGCCCGATGCACAGGAGTGGTTGGAGCAGCACGTGGTGACCCCATATTGGGTGGCTCAAGCCCCACGTTTCCCCCACAGTCTTCATCTGCACTCAAACCTGCTCAACGTCTG GGACCAGCACTTATACAACACTGACCCGCTCTACCTTCCAGAAGAGAAGTCCTTTGTCACTGAGACCCAAGCGATACGGGAGGTTCTGTG gCTTCTGTCCGGGGTCAGGAAGTCGTTCATATTCCAGCAGCACGACGGGAAGGTGTCCGTGAGGGAGAACGTGGTGGTCACTCACCTGACCAGC AACTGCCTGCGCTCGGTGCTGGAGCACGTCGCGGCGTACGGCCAGGCTGTTCTCCAGCTGCAGAGGTTCATCGACGAGGTGACGGGGTACAGTGCGGAGCCGTGCCCCCCCGGCACCTGCTCCTCTGCTAAGAAGGGCTCGGACCCCCCCTTCAGGACCTACCAGGCCTTCGTCTGGGCGCTCTACAAGTACTTCACCAGCTTCAAGGCGGAGCTCACCTCCATCGAGAGGGGCATCATCGTCGAAG ATGAGACGGTGACTCTGTCGGCCGTGCTGGAGAGGCTCACCCCGCACCTCACCCAGATCAAAGTGCTGCACCGGGTGTTCTGCACGGGCGTGGCCGAGGTTCCCCCCGGGACCCCGAACGTGGTGCGGGCCTCCCACCTGCTCAACACCCTGTACAAGTCCATCATCGAGTACGACAGCGTCGGGGAGGCCTCGGAGCAGACG gtGGCGCTCCTGTTCTCTATGTGGGTGGAGACCGTGCGCCCCTACCTGGACATGGTGGACGAGTGGATCGTTCACGGTCACCTGTTTGACCCGGCGAAAGAGTTCATCATTCAGAG GAACAAGGACGTGCCGGTGAACCACAGGGACTTCTGGTACGCCACGTACACGCTGTACAGCGTGTCGGAGGCGGTGGAGAGCGAGGAGAAGCTGAGCGACGCGGCGAGCGGCAGCTCGGCCAGCGACCAGGCGGCCGGCAGCCGGCGGCACACCATGGTGTCCTTCCTCAAGCCCGTGCTCAAGCACATCATCATGGCCGGCAAGTCCATGCAGCTGCTGAAGAACCTGGACTGCAAGGACGGCGAGCCGACGCAGAACGCcgccagag ACGGGGAGAGGAAGAGCCTGCACACGATGTTCCTGGAGTCCGTGCAGAATCGCTTGCGCTGTGGGGAGGCGTCGCCCACGGATACGGTCTCCCAGCAACAGGACACCAAGCGGAGCCTGGTCCGGATGCAGTCCATTGTGGCCCGCCAAATGGAGCTGGGTGACATCCATGACCCCCTGCTGGCTATTAACTTTGCCAG gctgTACCTGGAGCAGAGCGACTTCCAGGAGAAGTTCTGGGGCGCTGACCTGACGGTGGGGCGCTCCTCGGAGTCTGTGACCTGCCAGACGTTTGAGCTGACGCTGCGCTCCTGTCTGTACCCGCACATACAGCACCGCTACATCCAGTGCTGCGGGAAGCTCATGAGCACGCTCAAAAAGGACTACAG GCTGCTGGAGTACCTGCAGGCCATGCGCAGCTACTTTCTGTTGGAGGCGGGCGACACCATGTACGACTTCTACACGGCCATCTTCGACAAGGTGGTGGAGAAGCAGAGCTGGCAGCAGCTGTCCTTCCTGaatctgcagctgcaggaggccgTGGGACAGCGCCACCCAGAGGACAGCGCCAG GTTATCAATATATCTGGAAACCGCTGATCCAGCCAAGAAAAAGCTTCCGGTGAACAGCTTTGATGGTCTCACCCTCAGTTACAAG GTTCCCTGGCCCGTGGACATCGTCATCAGCTCGGAGTGCCAGAAGATCTACAATCAAgtcttcctgttcctgctgcAGATCAAGTGGTCCAAGTACAGTCTGGACACGCTCCGGTTCAGGG ATTTGACTGCGGCTGCGCAGAGGCAGGAAGGGTGCGCTGCAGAAGAGGGCAAAGCGAAACTGCCCATCAGGCAGCAGATCCACCGGATGTTTCTGCTCAGGGTTAAACTCATGCACTTTGTGAACAGTTTGCACAACTACATCATGACCAGA ATCCTGCACAGTACCGGTTTAGAGTTCCAGCACCAGGTGCAGGAGGCCAAAGATTTGGACCAGCTGATCAGAATCCACTACAGATACCTTTCTACCATCCACGACCGCTGTCTGTTCAGAGAGAAG GTGAGCTTTGTGAAGGAGGCCATTATGAAGGTGTTAAACCTGGTCCTGCTGTTCTCTGACCGCTGGCAGGCGGGCACTGGGGCCTGGAA GGTTGAATCCATTGACAAGATGGAGTCTGATTTCAAAAACTGCCACATGTTCCTGGTGACAGTGCTGAATAAGGCTGTCTGCAGAggatcctttccttact TGGAGTCCCTGGCCCTGTCCCTGATGGCCGGGTTCGAGCAGTGCTGA